In Camelina sativa cultivar DH55 unplaced genomic scaffold, Cs unpScaffold06702, whole genome shotgun sequence, the genomic window GGAGGCTTGGGCGAGGTTGTTGTTGCCACTACCAGGGTGGAAACGATGCTTGGGGATACTGCTATTGCTGTTCATCCTGATGATGCAAGATACAAGCATCTTCATGGGAAATTTGCTGTGCACCCATTTAATGGACGGAAGTTACCAATTATCTGTGATGGAATACTTGTTGATCCAAATTTTGGTACTGGTTGTGTTAAGGTACACAGGCTCTCTCTTATATATTTGAATTCTATGTTTCTGCCGCTTTTAGTAATTTTCCTTGTGTGAAAGTTGGTTTATTCGTCTCTTGTAGATTACTCCTGCCCATGACCCCAATGATTGTGAGGTTGGAAAGCGCCACAAGCTggaatttataaacatattcaCTGATGATGGAAAAATCAACACAAATGGCGGGTCTGACTTCACAGGGATGCCACGCTTTGCAGCTCGTG contains:
- the LOC104774905 gene encoding valine--tRNA ligase, mitochondrial 1-like — translated: MLGDTAIAVHPDDARYKHLHGKFAVHPFNGRKLPIICDGILVDPNFGTGCVKITPAHDPNDCEVGKRHKLEFINIFTDDGKINTNGGSDFTGMPRFAAREAVVEALQKH